The DNA region AAACACGTGGCCGTCCCCCGGAGAATCCCGTCGAAGCCGAAAGGCACGAAGCCCCCGGCGCCCAGAGGGCCCAGGCTGTGGAGacagggggggagggggaggggtgttcTTCAGCCAGAGCCACGGGGACGCGGCCACAGCCGCAGGTCCTGGctccctgtggcccaggagggccgcTGCTAATGTGGTCAGCTCCGCCCGCCCCTGCTCCGCTAACCTGGAGCTGTTGTGGCCGGAGCTGTTGAGGGCCATGGCCACGGCGCGGCTGTAGTCCCGCTCCGTGAGCCTCCAGTTGTGCAGCTCCCCCTTGATGAAGCCGGAGACGGTGACGCCGCCCAGCACCAGAAGGTTCACGCCGGTGAACGCCTTGGTGACCAGGGCCGACTCGCGAGCGCCCAGAGCCAGCAGTCCTGCAGAGACGCTG from Oryctolagus cuniculus chromosome 8, mOryCun1.1, whole genome shotgun sequence includes:
- the LOC127489938 gene encoding cationic amino acid transporter 3, which produces MAGTPPSGSASDSAGLLALGARESALVTKAFTGVNLLVLGGVTVSGFIKGELHNWRLTERDYSRAVAMALNSSGHNSSSLGPLGAGGFVPFGFDGILRGTATCFFAFIGFDCIATTGNAERAPGAATSGTRGLEPRCRRWTRGLPPHL